The proteins below come from a single Asanoa ferruginea genomic window:
- a CDS encoding SIS domain-containing protein, with protein MSTTADEIATQPELWRRAQRVLHEVADLLPAPGQDVCIVGCGTSLYMAQAAASLRESAGHGRTDAFAASEMPHGRRYDVIVAISRSGTTSEVTNVLSRGHGARSVLITAVPDGPVAAVADGVIALPFADERSVVQTRFATTALTLLRAHAGDGDERAATDAEQALNTRLPVDPSAVSQWTFLGRGWTVGLAQEAGLKLREAAQAWTEAYPALEYRHGPISVSGPGSVVWSFGPLDAALAREVHAVGATVVDLPLDPLASLVVAQRVAVELAEARGLNPDTPRNLTRSVVLSGDALTVL; from the coding sequence ATGAGCACCACGGCAGATGAGATCGCAACCCAGCCCGAACTCTGGCGCCGCGCCCAGCGGGTCTTGCACGAGGTCGCCGACCTACTGCCAGCACCTGGCCAGGACGTGTGCATCGTCGGCTGCGGCACGTCGCTGTACATGGCCCAAGCGGCGGCGAGTCTGCGGGAGAGTGCCGGCCACGGCCGGACCGACGCGTTCGCGGCGTCCGAGATGCCGCACGGACGCCGTTACGACGTCATCGTGGCGATCTCCCGCTCCGGCACGACATCAGAGGTCACGAACGTCTTGAGCCGCGGCCACGGCGCGCGCTCTGTCCTCATCACAGCGGTCCCGGACGGTCCGGTAGCGGCGGTCGCGGACGGCGTGATCGCGCTGCCTTTCGCCGATGAGCGTTCGGTGGTCCAGACACGCTTCGCCACCACTGCCCTCACCCTGCTCCGGGCCCATGCCGGCGACGGCGACGAGCGTGCCGCGACCGATGCCGAGCAGGCGCTCAACACGCGACTGCCGGTCGACCCCAGCGCCGTTTCACAGTGGACGTTCCTCGGCCGCGGCTGGACGGTCGGCCTCGCCCAGGAGGCTGGGCTGAAGCTGAGGGAGGCCGCACAGGCCTGGACGGAGGCCTACCCCGCCCTCGAATACCGGCACGGACCCATCAGCGTGTCGGGCCCCGGTAGCGTCGTGTGGTCGTTCGGTCCACTCGACGCCGCCCTGGCACGCGAGGTGCACGCGGTCGGTGCGACGGTGGTCGACCTGCCGCTCGATCCGCTGGCCTCGCTGGTCGTAGCACAGCGCGTCGCGGTCG
- a CDS encoding DeoR/GlpR family DNA-binding transcription regulator, with protein MARSTLRRADRVSTILDRISSDGSVDARALAKEFAVSVATIRRDLQTLEDQKLLNRTHGGAIAAEVSYELPVRYRVGQHREEKLAIARTAVSRLPHGPLTVGLTGGTTTHAVARLLADRFDLAVVTNALNIAAELALRPRLKLVMTGGVSRTQSYELVGPIADRTLGGLNIEVAIVGVDGISARAGLTTHDDIEANTNATMIRQAQRVIVVADGSKVGRVHLARICALQDIDEFVTDASADPAALAAISAAGVTVTVGTPDSR; from the coding sequence ATGGCTCGTAGCACGTTGCGTCGCGCCGACCGGGTGTCGACGATCCTGGACCGCATCTCGAGCGACGGCTCGGTCGATGCTCGGGCGCTGGCGAAGGAGTTCGCCGTTTCGGTCGCGACCATCCGCCGTGACCTCCAGACGCTGGAGGACCAGAAGCTGCTGAACCGTACGCACGGCGGTGCCATCGCGGCCGAGGTCAGCTACGAGCTGCCGGTCCGCTACCGCGTCGGTCAGCACCGGGAGGAGAAGCTGGCGATCGCGCGCACGGCGGTCTCCCGGCTGCCGCACGGGCCGCTCACGGTGGGACTGACCGGCGGCACCACCACTCACGCGGTGGCGCGCCTGCTCGCCGACCGGTTCGATCTGGCGGTCGTCACCAACGCGCTCAACATCGCGGCCGAACTGGCGCTACGTCCCCGGCTGAAGCTCGTCATGACCGGTGGCGTCTCACGGACGCAGTCCTACGAACTGGTCGGTCCGATCGCCGACCGCACCCTCGGCGGGCTCAACATCGAGGTGGCGATCGTGGGGGTGGACGGGATCTCCGCACGTGCCGGCCTGACGACGCACGACGACATCGAGGCGAACACGAACGCCACGATGATCCGCCAGGCGCAGCGCGTCATCGTCGTCGCAGACGGCTCCAAGGTCGGCCGCGTCCACCTCGCCCGCATCTGTGCGCTGCAAGACATCGATGAGTTCGTCACCGACGCCAGCGCCGACCCGGCCGCGCTGGCCGCCATCTCCGCTGCCGGAGTCACCGTCACGGTTGGCACCCCCGATTCGCGTTGA
- a CDS encoding DUF4832 domain-containing protein — MKMRRALSLLLAPALLLTMSAFSHGGVQCAGSSAPLVPQGLNYTENPVDVPNPDRGFYRANDGMVVPVTGQGSGTVNVGNSPVTVGGAVVNTRISHIYFDLRNYSSNTFTSRGTRYTASYRAPADVSIQSRPGDKPPYAYATHFDYWKANVLPTWPRGTSQPLTADALAYIRAKLQEVRNGNGVTMVRFNYDGLGYSWVSVEHPQDGYMDRSVADIEPDKATVLQHIAQLKPILHEFEDVIMGVDGGFFGPWGEEHSTTFGTSPQAYAWMLNALLDAVPESRSITVQGGAFVSWYNAKYHTHYTFQNIDKMPPPKAGTPEARFGFFNDSYAYGEDEGDNYPNDWGSLSEGAGWPGNPLGAADTYDRGRLMTWIRKQNNLYGGEAQGDATLWNTYPFVGWEAAYAQTVYLNADYEDSVHDRWGDFTYTKDNVKQKMTNAYEEPYRTEYATFDPLYDGRTGAEYFRDRLGYRLVLRDANASGWVKQNGTLEFDGSIQNVGFGNIVNKKNVSVVLKSKADGKSYTALTKIDARNWRPDLDSRASNTAAYRDLSFAIDMHKFGNVPVGDYDIYLKINDPKETTPNKRSIQFANNGEGIWDADLGANLLGSTTVNAANDIPVTRIKPGNGQVDLDFAIGSSNGKGYSVYLKKADAPGPFTLYSNVNYNSKGVHIKGLTNGTQYFAYVQRNAGGKTSRTETVSFTPGHR; from the coding sequence ATGAAAATGAGGCGGGCGCTCTCTCTGCTGCTGGCTCCGGCGCTGCTGCTGACCATGAGCGCGTTTTCTCATGGCGGAGTCCAATGTGCGGGTTCCTCGGCGCCGCTGGTGCCGCAAGGCCTGAACTACACGGAGAACCCGGTCGACGTGCCGAACCCGGACAGAGGGTTCTACCGTGCCAACGACGGGATGGTGGTGCCGGTCACCGGCCAGGGCTCCGGAACCGTCAACGTCGGGAACAGCCCGGTGACCGTGGGTGGCGCGGTCGTCAATACCCGCATCAGCCACATCTACTTCGATCTGAGGAACTACTCGAGCAATACCTTCACGTCGCGGGGCACCAGATATACCGCGAGCTATCGGGCCCCCGCGGATGTGTCGATACAATCACGGCCCGGTGACAAGCCGCCGTACGCCTACGCGACTCATTTCGACTACTGGAAGGCAAACGTCCTGCCCACGTGGCCGCGCGGCACGTCCCAACCCTTGACAGCGGATGCCCTCGCCTACATCAGGGCCAAGCTTCAGGAGGTCAGGAACGGCAACGGGGTCACCATGGTCCGCTTCAACTACGACGGCCTGGGCTACAGCTGGGTCTCCGTCGAGCATCCGCAGGACGGCTACATGGACCGGTCCGTCGCGGACATCGAGCCGGACAAAGCGACCGTTCTCCAGCACATCGCGCAGCTGAAGCCCATCCTGCACGAGTTCGAAGACGTCATCATGGGGGTGGACGGAGGCTTCTTCGGTCCCTGGGGCGAAGAGCACTCGACGACCTTCGGCACGAGTCCGCAGGCGTACGCCTGGATGCTGAACGCGTTGCTGGACGCCGTCCCCGAGTCGCGCTCGATCACCGTCCAGGGTGGCGCGTTCGTGTCGTGGTACAACGCGAAATACCACACCCACTACACCTTCCAAAACATCGACAAGATGCCGCCACCGAAGGCGGGTACCCCAGAGGCGCGGTTCGGCTTCTTCAACGACAGCTATGCGTACGGCGAGGACGAAGGGGACAACTACCCCAACGACTGGGGTTCGCTGTCCGAAGGGGCCGGCTGGCCGGGTAACCCGCTGGGCGCCGCGGACACGTATGACCGCGGCCGGCTGATGACCTGGATCAGGAAGCAGAACAACCTCTATGGCGGCGAGGCGCAGGGCGACGCGACCCTTTGGAACACCTATCCGTTCGTCGGCTGGGAAGCCGCTTATGCACAGACCGTCTACCTGAACGCGGACTACGAGGACTCCGTCCACGACAGGTGGGGAGACTTCACGTACACGAAAGACAACGTCAAGCAGAAGATGACGAATGCGTACGAGGAGCCGTACCGGACGGAGTACGCGACCTTCGACCCCCTGTACGACGGCAGAACCGGAGCGGAGTACTTCCGCGACAGACTGGGCTATCGGTTGGTGCTGCGTGACGCGAACGCGAGCGGGTGGGTCAAGCAGAACGGCACCCTCGAGTTCGACGGAAGCATCCAGAACGTCGGCTTCGGGAACATCGTCAACAAGAAGAACGTGTCGGTCGTCCTGAAGTCCAAGGCGGATGGCAAGTCCTACACGGCGCTGACCAAGATCGACGCGAGGAACTGGCGGCCCGACCTGGACAGCAGGGCGAGCAACACCGCCGCCTACCGCGATCTGAGCTTCGCGATCGACATGCACAAGTTCGGCAACGTGCCCGTCGGCGACTACGACATCTACCTGAAGATCAACGATCCCAAAGAGACCACCCCCAACAAGCGCAGCATTCAGTTCGCGAACAATGGCGAGGGCATCTGGGACGCCGACCTCGGCGCGAACCTGCTCGGCTCGACAACGGTCAACGCCGCCAACGACATCCCCGTCACGCGCATCAAACCCGGTAACGGCCAGGTGGACCTGGACTTCGCGATCGGGTCGTCGAACGGGAAGGGGTATTCGGTCTACCTCAAGAAGGCGGATGCGCCAGGGCCGTTCACCCTCTACAGCAACGTCAACTACAACTCGAAGGGCGTGCACATCAAGGGCCTGACCAACGGCACGCAATACTTCGCCTATGTGCAACGCAACGCCGGCGGAAAGACCTCGAGAACCGAGACCGTGAGCTTCACGCCGGGTCACCGGTGA